The following DNA comes from Excalfactoria chinensis isolate bCotChi1 chromosome 5, bCotChi1.hap2, whole genome shotgun sequence.
CAGCCTGTTGGCACCCCAAAACGGTTCTGTGCAGCACAGGCGCCCGAGGAGTGTGAGCAATAAAGGTGAATCTGGtacagctcagagctgcatGTGGGGGCACTCTGTGTTTGTTTCCCCCTCCTCCACGCCCACAATGGGAACAGGGGCTGAGGGTGATGTCATCTCCCTGTGCCCCACCTCCCGGTGCTTGTTCCactcccaaccccccccccacccgaAGCATTCCCCTTTCTAGGGCTGTCCCCTCACCTGCCTGCTGCGCCCTGCTTGGGGGCACTCATTCCTGTTGTGGGCAGGGCAGGGTGGCACACCCACACCGTGAGACTGCACAAATTGCTTCcacctctccccctcccccctatCGTGGGGCTGCCACCGTGCTCGGCACCGTTCCATCCCATGCAGCCACTTCCTGCATCCCATGTGCTCCATGTCTCAAATAAAAACCAGGAAGGGGGGGGCACAAACGGGGGGCTCGGGTGCTGCCTCCAGCTCATTTATTGCTGCCGGCCCCATCCCAGCGGTCCCAGCCCTCCACCCCATCAGACCCCCTCCCCACGGGGGTTTCGGAGGAGGCCATCACTCGGCAGAGGGCAGGGGCTATCTGGGGGGGGGTACGGCACTACTTGGCCAACTTGAGGAGGCGCTGGATGTCAGGCTCTATCTGGGCGGTGGGCAGGCGAGGGCTGTAGCGACGGAAAGGTTCCCCCTCGGGCCCCACCAGGAACTTCTCAAAGTTCCAGGAGATGTCGGAGCGCCTCACGGGGCTCCACACCAAGAAGCGGGGTTCGGCCATCAGGTGGTCTGCCTCGTCCACGGGGGCAGGCAGGTGGGCTTTCAGGTAGGCGAAGACGGGGTGGGTGTCCTTCCCGTTCACCTGGCACTTCTGGAACAGGGTGAAGTTGGGCTCAAAGCCGCCCCCCGGCCGCACGTGCTTGAGGCAATTGAGGATCTCCTCGTTGGTGCCGTTCTCCTGGCAAAGGGTAACGAGGGGCTGAGCCGCATCGTCCTCCACCCCGCATCCCCTGGTTCCCCTGGGTTTACCTGGTAGCCGAACTGGTTGCAGGGGAagcccagcaccaccagccgCCGCGGGTAGCGTGCCTGCAGCTGGTTGAGCTGGGTGTAATCCCTCACCGTGGTGCCTCAGAGCGACGCCACGTTCTCGATGAGGACCACCCGCCCTCGGAAGACGTTGAAGTCCACCTTCTCCCCCTGCAGGGTGGTGGCGCTGAGGTCGTAGAAGGACTTGGCGATGGGGACGCTCATGGCTGCGGGTGACGGTGTGCTCTGCCGCCCGCCTGCGCGCCTTAAAGGCTGCCCTGCTCCCACGTGACGGCGTCCACCCTGCGGCTGGGTGGAAAGCAGAGCCGGCCCACCTGCTGGCACCTGcccagggatggggtgggggaaggCCAGGGCAGCGCCGCCAGCCTCAATTATTGATGTGGCTGCTGCAGCgtggagctggaagcagcagggtgggtgggtgggtgggtgggtggcgGGTGCTGGCTGTGTGTGCCCCCGCGTTGTCCTATTGCACACCCATCCCAGTGCACACCGCCATACTGATGCCCACGTGTCCCAGTGCCCAGCACCATCCCGGTGCCGGCCATAATCCTGCTGCCTACATCCCGGTACCCATCCATCCCGATGTCCAGTGCTGTCCCGTTGCCCGTGACCATCCTAATGCCCAAGGCCACCGCTGTTCACATATCTCAGCACTCATCACCATTCTGGTGTCTGTCAGTTTCAATAAGCACCTGCATCCTAATGCCCAACCATCCAGGTCCCTGCCGCCATCCTGCTGCACATCCATCCCATGACCATTCTGATGCACATACGCCCCATTGCCCACCACCCTTCTAGTGTCATTCAGTGCCCACAATTCCAGTGTCTGCGTGTGCTAGAGCCTATCACCATCCTAATACCCGCCCATCCCATTAAGCAACCCGATGCCCAACCATCCTGATGCCCACCACCAACCTACTGCCCACCCAACCGTGTGCTCACTGCCACCCTGATACCAACGTCTTCCAGTGCCCTCCACTCCCCCGATGCCCACCACCATCCCATTGCCCACCCATCCCAGTGCCCACTGCTTGGTGCCCACGGCCCCTGTTCCCGCTGCGTCTCCACAACCTTGTCCCCACCCTGGGAAAGAGGACACTGGCAGGTCCCCTCCATTATTCATCACTGCTCGGGTTGCCGCAGTGTTGGGGACGCCACGGTGGCACCGCCGGGTGACACCGCTCCCGGTGAGGGGGCTCCAGTATCTCCTTTATTGTGGAAACAGTGTGCAAAACAGGGGTTGCAGGGTGTGCAAACAGTGcctgggacccccccccccaaaacacCAAGGGGCTGCGGCGGAGTGGGGGTAAGTCCCTGTTCCTTGTGTCCCCCCACCATGCCCCCTCTgtagcagggctgggggaggccGGGCTTCAACACCAGCAGTTTTTGGGGTTGTCATTCCCCCCTGGGATCTGCTGTTCATCTTCTTCCAGCTGGGCCAGCTCGG
Coding sequences within:
- the GPX2 gene encoding glutathione peroxidase 2 encodes the protein MSVPIAKSFYDLSATTLQGEKVDFNVFRGRVVLIENVASLUGTTVRDYTQLNQLQARYPRRLVVLGFPCNQFGYQENGTNEEILNCLKHVRPGGGFEPNFTLFQKCQVNGKDTHPVFAYLKAHLPAPVDEADHLMAEPRFLVWSPVRRSDISWNFEKFLVGPEGEPFRRYSPRLPTAQIEPDIQRLLKLAK